A single Xiphias gladius isolate SHS-SW01 ecotype Sanya breed wild chromosome 18, ASM1685928v1, whole genome shotgun sequence DNA region contains:
- the znf217 gene encoding zinc finger protein 217, with the protein MPTHSLLLFMESPDGLAQDILISNNANIPGPCSSMTPHTTYSEKAVLQSGESVTLSCMFCDQTFTQQDELGPHVLTQHPTTFFEPTVLRVEAEFRIPGDRPRPKPSGLLEKEEVHSCIVCGQVSQDASELETHMRKHKDYFTYCCNVCGRRFREPWFLKNHMKMHVKPGAKSKAQQDLETPVTVNGVVQDPASEPVVTVYKMCMVCGFFFPDHDSLVEHSKVHNREVEHGKDKDKENMDATTDSLAKQETFLHSLNLLPRSAGNRLRHERSSKWIPQLDPFNTYQAWQLATKGKIAVGPNNTKDIGQEASTDNDECNSDKEELSNIWSEGQGDKAVKEVLGRELRSQQQTVVENPEPQRRSLMQKDKDKERPTTCEECQRTFRTYHQLVLHSRVHKRERGGEESPTSSVDGKLSRVGSLEHAEEGSEEGFEEAALTENLGSGEDGFDRSKVRSKECSYCGKSFRSSYYLTVHLRTHTGEKPFKCSHCDYAAAQKTSLKYHLDRHHKNKTYVDIPSRPVPSVPSPSDGKHGNDNENPAPNRSKLWVPGARSCTSGTPEDRFDSVDSKLGKSLIQMNAEYDVLIKCPAPVNLKIEREEIKEENSESPLNLSLKVSLSIPASAESRNALSPIACSFCPYKTMYPEVLIMHKKLTHKDKPDSTKKNGFGGSLKQKRYTGCPPALDGKDVSPLPMIDRRHPRRTKSPPPQPAKPQEKTPSNPPHVPKRSPIRAPVRGDVQETQRYRQNTDSHPAQESSGYTELIRKSSTGSKYGLDRPGPPDRVGIGERGYPARSGVIWHSEAARLCLSSRFGSLPQMDFGEPSNKRLKYSIPTGRDPDIGEKPGFRGPAGDGSSRLIISGRSLKTTSQGSGPSTVPETLGPVKNTSTAIGGGLDTDWSMMNLLRPYTPNDLASLYHSTPANPSHGGLTNPRSGGRTVLYQHLPTLPNLQRRDPSGPFPNQRYGATDKST; encoded by the exons ATGCCGACTCACTCCTTGCTGCTGTTTATGGAGAGCCCAGATGGACTTGCCCAAGACATTCTGATTAGTAACAATGCAAACATCCCAGGGCCTTGCTCTAGCATGACACCACACACCACCTACTCAGAAAAGGCTGTGTTGCAATCTGGGGAAAGCGTAACGCTGTCTTGTATGTTCTGTGATCAGACTTTTACTCAACAAGATGAGCTAGGACCCCACGTATTAACACAACACCCCACAACTTTCTTTGAACCCACTGTGCTTCGAGTTGAAGCAGAATTCAGGATCCCCGGAGATAGACCCCGACCCAAACCAAGCGGCCTCCTTGAAAAAGAGGAGGTTCACAGCTGTATTGTGTGTGGCCAGGTATCACAAGATGCCAGTGAGCTGGAGACCCATATGAGGAAGCACAAGGACTACTTTACTTACTGCTGTAATGTCTGTGGACGGCGGTTTAGAGAGCCGTGGTTCCTTAAGAACCACATGAAGATGCATGTAAAACCAGGAGCTAAGAGCAAGGCCCAGCAAGACTTGGAGACCCCGGTCACAGTCAATGGCGTCGTCCAAGACCCCGCTTCAGAGCCTGTAGTCACTGTTTACAAAATGTGCATggtttgtgggtttttcttcCCTGACCATGACAGTTTGGTTGAACATAGTAAAGTGCATAATAGAGAGGTGGAGCATGGCAAAGATAAAGACAAGGAGAACATGGATGCCACTACCGATTCTCTTGccaaacaggaaacatttctTCACAGTCTAAACCTTCTGCCTCGCTCTGCCGGAAATCGTTTGCGACATGAGAGGTCATCAAAATGGATTCCCCAGTTAGATCCCTTCAACACCTATCAGGCCTGGCAACTTGCTACAAAAGGCAAGATAGCAGTTGGTCCTAATAATACAAAAGATATAGGCCAGGAAGCCAGCACAGACAATGACGAATGCAACTCTGATAAGGAGGAGTTGAGTAATATTTGGTCTGAGGGCCAAGGAGACAAGGCTGTGAAAGAGGTCCTTGGGAGAGAGCTCCGCTCTCAGCAGCAGACTGTAGTAGAAAACCCAGAGCCACAGCGGAGGTCTCTGATGCAAAAGGATAAGGACAAAGAAAGGCCAACCACCTGTGAAGAATGTCAGAGGACCTTCAGGACATACCACCAGTTAGTTCTTCACTCCAGGGTGCACAAGCGTGAGAGAGGTGGTGAGGAGAGCCCAACTTCTTCTGTTGATGGGAAGTTGTCGAGAGTAGGCTCACTGGAGCATGCAGAGGAAGGCTCTGAGGAGGGCTTTGAGGAAGCAGCATTGACAGAAAATCTTGGTTCAG GTGAAGATGGTTTTGATCGATCAAAAGTCAGATCAAAAGAATGCAGTTACTGTGGCAAATCATTTCGATCAAGCTATTACCTCACAGTTCATCTGAGGACTCACACAG GTGAAAAACCGTTCAAGTGTTCTCATTGCGACTACGCTGCAGCCCAGAAGACTTCACTGAAATATCACCTGGATCGTCATCACAAGAACAAAACTTATGTGGATATCCCCAGCAGACCTGTGCCCTCAGTGCCCTCTCCCAGTGatggaaaacatggaaatgaCAATGAAAACCCTGCCCCAAATCGATCCAAACTCTGGGTTCCTGGAGCCAGATCGTGCACCAGTGGAACACCAGAGGACAGATTCGATAGCGTAGACAGCAAGCTTGGCAAATCTCTCATTCAGATGAATGCTGAGTATGATGTGCTCATAAAGTGCCCTGCACCTGTTAACCTGAAAATAGAAAGGGAggagataaaagaagaaaactctGAGTCCCCATTAAATCTGTCCTTAAAAgtgtctctctccatccctgcCAGTGCAGAATCCAGAAATGCATTAAGTCCAATTGCCTGTTCGTTTTGTCCATATAAAACCATGTACCCAGAGGTTCTGATAATGCACAAAAAGCTGACCCATAAAGACAAGCCAGACAGTACAAAAAAGAATGGATTTGGAGGCAGTTTGAAACAAAAACGTTATACAGGCTGCCCCCCTGCGCTTGATGGGAAAGACGTCAGCCCACTTCCCATGATTGACAGGCGCCACCCTCGTCGAACCAAATCCCCACCCCCTCAACCTGCAAAGCCACAAGAGAAGACCCCTAGTAACCCACCTCATGTTCCTAAGAGATCTCCTATCCGTGCGCCTGTACGTGGCGATGTCCAGGAGACCCAGCGTTATAGGCAGAACACTGATTCACATCCCGCTCAGGAATCCTCTGGGTATACAGAGCTCATAAGGAAATCCAGCACAGGCAGCAAGTATGGATTGGACCGACCAGGCCCCCCGGACAGAGTGGGAATTGGTGAGAGGGGTTACCCAGCACGAAGTGGTGTCATTTGGCACTCGGAAGCTGCCAGGTTGTGCCTGTCCAGCCGATTTGGGAGCCTCCCCCAGATGGATTTTGGTGAACCTTCCAACAAGAGACTAAAGTACTCAATACCTACAGGCAGGGATCCCGACATCGGTGAGAAGCCTGGCTTTAGAGGACCAGCAGGGGATGGATCCAGCAGGTTGATTATCTCAGGGAGAAGTTTGAAAACCACCTCACAAGGGTCGGGTCCCTCCACAGTTCCTGAGACATTGGGTCCTGTAAAGAATACATCGACAGCTATCGGAGGAGGTTTGGACACTGACTGGAGCATGATGAACCTTCTGCGCCCCTACACACCCAATGACCTGGCATCTCTCTATCACAGCACACCAGCTAACCCCAGTCATGGAGGACTGACCAACCCAAGATCAG GGGGCAGAACTGTGCTGTACCAACACTTACCCACTCTGCCCAACCTGCAGAGGAGAGACCCCTCGGGCCCGTTCCCTAATCAACGCTATGGGGCCACTGACAAAAGTACCTAA